Proteins encoded within one genomic window of Brenneria nigrifluens DSM 30175 = ATCC 13028:
- the potA gene encoding spermidine/putrescine ABC transporter ATP-binding protein PotA, with product MKDNRPATPVVELLDVHKSFDGKEIISHFNLTINNGEFLTILGPSGCGKTTVLRLIAGLENVDGGNVILDNEDITHQPAEHRHINTVFQSYALFPHLSVFDNVAFGLRMQKTPEAQIAPRVLEALKMVQLDELAPRRPHQLSGGQQQRVAIARAVVNKPKVLLLDESLSALDYKLRKQMQNELKALQRTLGITFIFVTHDQEEALTMSDRIVVMRDGRIEQDGTPREIYEEPRNLFVASFIGEINIFDATVIEQIDDQRVRARVEGCECVIAVGFPVHAGQHLNVLLRPEDLRVKEIDEGAQADGIIGYVRERNYKGMTLESSIELESGKMVMVSEFFNEDDPDVDHSLDQKVAVTWVESWEVVLHDEEAA from the coding sequence ATGAAAGATAATCGTCCCGCTACTCCGGTCGTTGAACTGCTCGACGTCCATAAAAGTTTTGATGGCAAAGAGATCATTTCCCACTTTAATCTCACCATTAATAATGGTGAGTTTCTCACCATACTCGGCCCTTCCGGCTGTGGGAAAACCACGGTGCTGCGCCTGATCGCCGGTCTGGAAAACGTGGACGGCGGCAATGTCATCCTGGATAACGAGGATATTACCCACCAGCCTGCCGAGCATCGGCATATCAATACCGTATTCCAGAGCTACGCGCTATTCCCCCACCTCAGCGTTTTTGACAATGTCGCTTTCGGATTACGGATGCAGAAAACCCCCGAGGCGCAAATTGCCCCGCGCGTGCTGGAAGCGCTGAAAATGGTGCAGTTGGACGAACTGGCGCCGCGCCGGCCGCACCAGTTGTCCGGCGGACAGCAGCAGCGCGTGGCGATCGCCAGAGCCGTGGTGAACAAGCCCAAGGTTCTGTTGCTGGACGAGTCGCTTTCGGCGCTGGACTACAAACTGCGCAAGCAGATGCAAAACGAGCTAAAGGCGCTGCAACGTACGCTGGGCATCACCTTTATTTTCGTCACCCACGATCAGGAAGAAGCCCTGACGATGTCCGACCGTATCGTGGTGATGCGCGACGGACGCATCGAACAGGACGGCACGCCGCGTGAAATCTACGAAGAGCCGCGTAACCTGTTCGTGGCCAGTTTTATCGGTGAAATCAATATATTCGACGCGACCGTGATCGAACAGATTGACGACCAGCGCGTGCGCGCCCGGGTTGAAGGCTGCGAGTGCGTCATCGCCGTCGGTTTCCCGGTGCATGCCGGGCAGCACCTCAACGTGCTGTTGCGCCCGGAAGATCTGCGGGTAAAAGAGATCGACGAAGGGGCGCAGGCGGACGGCATCATCGGCTATGTGCGCGAACGCAACTATAAGGGCATGACGCTGGAGTCCAGTATCGAGCTGGAAAGCGGAAAAATGGTGATGGTCAGCGAATTCTTTAACGAGGACGATCCCGACGTGGACCACTCGCTGGATCAGAAAGTGGCGGTCACCTGGGTAGAGAGCTGGGAGGTCGTTCTGCACGATGAAGAAGCCGCGTAA
- the potB gene encoding spermidine/putrescine ABC transporter permease PotB — MKKPRKRFQNTIITIIVAWLVLFVFMPNLMIIGTSFLTRDDANFISLAFTLDNYARLADPLYASVLLHSLNMAAIATLCCLLLGYPFAFILAHLPQKVRPLLMFLLIVPFWTNSLIRIYGLKLFLSTRGYLNEFLLWIGLIESPLRIMYTSQAVILGLIYILLPFMVLPLYSSIEKLDKSYLEAARDLGAGKWQRFVKIIIPLTMPGIIAGCLLVLLPAMGLFFVADLMGGAKNLLIGNVIKSQFLNIRDWPFGAATSICLTLIMGLLLLVYYRTARMLNKKGELE, encoded by the coding sequence ATGAAGAAGCCGCGTAAACGCTTTCAGAACACCATTATCACCATTATCGTCGCCTGGCTGGTGCTGTTCGTATTCATGCCCAATCTGATGATTATCGGCACCAGTTTTTTAACCCGTGACGATGCGAACTTTATCAGTCTGGCGTTTACCCTGGATAACTACGCGCGGCTGGCCGATCCGCTGTACGCCTCGGTGCTTCTGCATTCGCTGAATATGGCGGCCATTGCGACGCTGTGCTGCCTGCTGCTGGGTTATCCTTTCGCCTTTATTCTGGCGCACCTGCCGCAAAAGGTGCGCCCGCTGCTGATGTTTTTACTGATTGTCCCCTTCTGGACCAACTCGCTGATCCGTATTTACGGATTGAAGCTGTTTTTGAGCACCCGCGGCTACCTGAACGAGTTTTTACTGTGGATCGGCCTTATCGAGTCGCCCTTACGCATCATGTACACCTCGCAGGCGGTGATTCTCGGTCTTATCTACATACTGCTGCCGTTTATGGTCCTGCCGCTCTACTCCAGCATTGAAAAGCTGGATAAATCCTATCTGGAGGCCGCCCGCGATTTAGGCGCCGGCAAATGGCAGCGCTTTGTAAAAATCATTATTCCGCTCACCATGCCCGGCATTATCGCCGGCTGCCTGCTGGTGCTGCTGCCGGCGATGGGGCTGTTTTTCGTGGCGGATTTGATGGGCGGCGCCAAAAACCTGCTTATCGGCAACGTGATTAAAAGCCAATTCCTGAATATCCGCGACTGGCCGTTCGGCGCCGCCACCAGCATCTGCCTGACCTTGATCATGGGGCTGCTGCTGTTGGTTTACTATCGCACCGCCCGCATGCTGAACAAAAAGGGGGAGTTGGAATGA
- the phoQ gene encoding two-component system sensor histidine kinase PhoQ has product MSNGRAPFSLRVRFLLATVAIVLALSLSYGVVAIIGYSVNFDKTSFRLLRGESNLFYSLAQWRDNQLTIATPPDIDINFPTMVLIYDQQGKILWREKKVPELEALINPEWLKKTAYHELDTDTDTSSAVLKGNTLVLNSLKALNGIHANTLTHSIAVNVYPHTEHLPPLTIVVVDRIPQELQQEDIVWEWFSYVVIANLILVLPLLWLAAHWSLRPIKSLVRQIAELEKGTREQLDENPPRELFSLVRNLNILLNNERQRYHKYRTTLTDLTHSLKTPLAVLQTTLRALRTGKEINIDQAEPIMLAQISRISQQIGYYLHRASVRSEHHILTREVHSVPALLDGLCSALNKVYQRKGVELTLDISPELTFIGEKNDFMEVLGNVLDNACKYCLEFVEISAQHSDHKLHLIIDDDGPGIPASIRALIFQRGQRADRLRPGQGIGLSVAAEIIEQYQGEIIISDSKLGGARVEAIFSRQNPGPHEA; this is encoded by the coding sequence ATGAGTAACGGAAGAGCGCCTTTCTCACTGCGCGTCCGCTTTCTGTTAGCCACGGTCGCCATTGTTCTGGCGCTGTCCCTCTCTTACGGCGTAGTGGCGATTATCGGCTACAGCGTCAACTTCGATAAAACCTCTTTCCGGCTGCTGCGCGGTGAAAGCAACCTGTTTTATAGTCTGGCGCAGTGGCGGGATAACCAGTTGACCATCGCCACGCCGCCGGATATCGATATTAATTTCCCCACGATGGTCTTAATTTACGACCAACAGGGGAAAATACTGTGGCGGGAAAAAAAAGTGCCCGAACTGGAAGCGCTGATCAACCCCGAGTGGCTGAAAAAAACCGCCTACCATGAACTGGATACCGATACCGATACCAGCAGCGCCGTGCTGAAAGGAAATACGCTGGTGCTGAATAGCCTCAAAGCGCTTAACGGCATCCACGCCAATACGCTGACGCACTCAATCGCCGTGAATGTCTACCCGCACACCGAGCACCTTCCGCCATTGACCATCGTGGTGGTGGACCGCATCCCGCAGGAGCTACAGCAGGAAGATATCGTCTGGGAATGGTTCAGCTACGTGGTTATCGCCAATCTTATTCTGGTGCTTCCCTTGCTGTGGCTGGCCGCGCACTGGAGCCTGCGGCCGATCAAAAGCCTGGTCAGGCAGATTGCCGAACTGGAAAAGGGCACCCGCGAACAGCTGGATGAAAACCCGCCGCGCGAACTGTTCAGCCTGGTGAGAAACCTGAACATTTTATTGAACAACGAGCGCCAGCGTTATCACAAATACCGTACCACCCTGACCGACCTTACCCACAGCCTGAAAACGCCGCTGGCGGTGTTGCAGACCACGCTGCGGGCGTTACGCACCGGCAAGGAGATCAATATCGATCAGGCGGAACCCATTATGCTGGCGCAGATAAGCCGCATCTCGCAGCAGATTGGTTATTACCTGCACCGGGCCAGCGTGCGTTCCGAACACCATATATTGACGCGCGAAGTGCATTCCGTGCCCGCCCTGTTGGACGGGCTGTGCTCGGCGCTGAATAAAGTTTACCAGCGCAAAGGGGTGGAGCTGACGCTCGACATTTCGCCGGAGCTCACCTTTATCGGCGAAAAGAACGACTTTATGGAAGTATTGGGCAACGTGCTGGATAACGCCTGCAAATACTGTCTGGAATTTGTGGAGATCAGCGCCCAGCATTCCGATCACAAACTGCATTTGATTATCGATGACGACGGGCCCGGCATCCCGGCAAGCATACGGGCGCTTATTTTCCAGCGCGGACAGCGCGCCGACAGATTGCGTCCCGGCCAGGGGATCGGCCTGTCGGTGGCGGCGGAAATTATCGAGCAGTATCAGGGCGAGATCATCATCAGCGACAGTAAGTTGGGAGGCGCCCGGGTAGAGGCGATATTTTCCCGCCAGAACCCCGGCCCGCATGAGGCATGA
- the pepT gene encoding peptidase T, translated as MDKLLDRFLNYVSFDTQSKASVRQVPSTEGQLKLARALQQELLELGFEQVTLSQHGCVMATLPANVAWSVPTIGFISHLDTSPDYSGKHVNPQIVENYRGGDIALGIGDEVLSPVMFPVLHQLLGHTLITTDGKTLLGADDKAGIAEIITALVRLRKRQVPHGEIRIAFTPDEEVGKGAQFFDVQAFNAQWAYTVDGGGVGELEYENFNAASVTVKIVGNNVHPGSAKGVMVNALNLASRYHQEVPADETPESTDGYQGFYHLHSIKGVVERAEMHYIVRDFDRNGFEQRKKKMLDIAEKVGKGLHPDCYIEVTITDSYYNMREQVEQHPHIIALAQQAMRDCDIEPLLKPIRGGTDGAHLSFLGLPCPNLFTGGYNYHGKHEFVTLEGMEQSVAVIMRIVELTALRAKG; from the coding sequence ATGGATAAATTACTCGATCGATTTTTAAATTACGTTTCTTTTGATACGCAATCAAAAGCGAGTGTCCGGCAGGTGCCAAGTACCGAAGGTCAGTTGAAGCTTGCCCGCGCATTACAACAGGAACTGCTCGAACTGGGGTTTGAGCAGGTCACGCTAAGCCAGCATGGCTGCGTTATGGCCACGCTGCCCGCCAACGTTGCCTGGTCGGTGCCGACCATCGGTTTTATTTCCCATCTGGATACCTCTCCCGACTATTCCGGGAAGCACGTTAATCCGCAGATTGTGGAAAACTATCGCGGCGGCGATATCGCGCTGGGCATCGGCGACGAAGTGCTTTCGCCGGTGATGTTTCCGGTACTGCATCAGCTGCTGGGGCATACGCTGATCACCACCGACGGCAAAACGCTGCTCGGCGCGGATGACAAGGCCGGCATCGCGGAAATCATCACCGCGCTGGTGCGTTTGCGAAAACGCCAGGTGCCGCACGGAGAGATCCGCATTGCGTTTACGCCGGATGAAGAGGTCGGCAAAGGCGCGCAATTCTTTGACGTGCAGGCATTCAATGCGCAATGGGCGTATACCGTCGACGGCGGCGGCGTGGGGGAGCTTGAGTATGAAAACTTCAACGCCGCCTCGGTGACGGTGAAAATCGTCGGCAATAACGTCCACCCCGGCAGCGCCAAAGGGGTGATGGTCAACGCGCTTAATCTGGCCTCGCGCTATCATCAGGAGGTGCCCGCCGATGAGACGCCGGAAAGCACCGACGGCTATCAGGGTTTTTATCATCTGCACAGTATCAAAGGCGTGGTCGAGCGGGCGGAAATGCACTATATCGTGCGTGACTTTGATCGTAACGGGTTTGAACAGCGCAAGAAAAAGATGCTGGATATTGCGGAGAAAGTGGGAAAAGGTCTGCATCCCGACTGCTATATCGAGGTGACGATCACCGACAGCTACTACAATATGCGCGAGCAGGTTGAGCAGCATCCGCATATTATCGCGCTGGCGCAGCAGGCTATGCGCGATTGCGATATCGAACCGTTGCTTAAGCCCATCCGCGGCGGCACCGACGGCGCTCATCTGTCGTTCCTCGGGCTGCCTTGTCCCAATCTGTTTACCGGCGGCTACAACTATCACGGCAAACACGAATTCGTCACGCTGGAAGGCATGGAGCAGTCGGTGGCGGTGATTATGCGTATCGTCGAACTCACCGCATTACGCGCCAAAGGCTAA
- the potC gene encoding spermidine/putrescine ABC transporter permease PotC, with protein sequence MIGRLLRGGFMSVIYAYLYIPIIILIVNSFNQARFGINWQGFTLDWYRLLLNNDSLLQAARHSLTMAVFSATFATLIGSLTAVALYRYRFRGKPFVSGMLFVVMMSPDIVMAISLLVLFMLLGISLGFWSLLFSHVTFCLPFVVVTVYSRLKGFDVKMLEAARDLGAGEATILRKIILPLAMPAVAAGWLLSFTLSMDDVVVSSFVTGPAYEILPLKIYSMVKVGVSPEVNALATILLMLSLLLVLGSQWVLRDRSGK encoded by the coding sequence ATGATAGGCCGTCTGTTGCGCGGCGGATTTATGTCCGTTATTTACGCCTATTTGTATATCCCCATCATCATCCTGATTGTGAACTCGTTTAATCAGGCGCGTTTCGGCATCAACTGGCAGGGGTTTACCCTCGACTGGTATCGGCTGCTGCTGAATAACGACAGCCTGTTGCAGGCCGCACGGCATTCGCTGACCATGGCGGTATTTTCCGCCACCTTCGCCACGCTGATCGGCTCGCTGACCGCCGTGGCGCTCTATCGCTATCGCTTTCGCGGTAAGCCTTTCGTCAGCGGCATGCTGTTCGTGGTGATGATGTCGCCGGATATCGTGATGGCCATCTCCCTGCTGGTGCTGTTTATGCTGCTGGGGATATCGCTGGGATTCTGGTCGCTGCTGTTTTCCCACGTTACCTTTTGCCTGCCCTTTGTGGTGGTCACCGTCTATTCGCGTCTGAAAGGGTTTGATGTAAAAATGCTGGAAGCCGCCCGCGATCTGGGCGCCGGCGAGGCGACCATTCTGCGCAAAATTATTCTGCCGCTGGCGATGCCCGCGGTGGCGGCCGGCTGGCTGCTAAGCTTTACCCTGTCGATGGACGATGTGGTGGTCTCCTCTTTCGTCACCGGGCCGGCCTATGAAATCCTGCCGCTGAAAATTTACTCGATGGTCAAAGTGGGCGTATCGCCGGAAGTGAATGCGCTGGCGACGATTCTGCTGATGCTGTCGTTATTGCTGGTGCTCGGCAGCCAGTGGGTGCTGCGCGATCGCAGCGGTAAATAA
- a CDS encoding FeoC-like transcriptional regulator translates to MSLIELRDYVRQQKRSSLQDISRAFRADPGVIEGMLAVWVQKGKIRFHQAEVGETCSCDKSLGSIMSGPTARFAHPNGRASACRSGEAVSVPPLAAGNRFHTACWQRRRRSAIRRC, encoded by the coding sequence ATGAGCTTAATTGAACTACGCGATTATGTGCGACAGCAAAAGCGGTCGTCATTGCAGGATATCAGCCGCGCGTTTCGCGCCGATCCGGGCGTTATCGAAGGGATGCTGGCGGTCTGGGTGCAGAAAGGGAAAATACGCTTTCATCAGGCCGAGGTAGGTGAAACGTGCTCGTGCGATAAAAGCCTGGGTAGTATTATGAGTGGGCCGACCGCCAGGTTTGCTCACCCGAACGGCAGGGCGTCCGCCTGCCGTTCGGGTGAAGCGGTTAGCGTCCCGCCTTTAGCTGCTGGAAATAGGTTTCATACAGCGTGCTGGCAGCGCCGACGTCGTTCTGCCATTCGCCGTTGCTAA
- a CDS encoding cupin domain-containing protein, with amino-acid sequence MDYQLNLDWPDFLARYWQKQPVIIKRGFNRFIDPISPDELAGLALENEVDSRLVSHNDGRWQVSHGPFDSFDHLGENNWSLLVQAVDHWHEPSLALMRPFRQLPDWRLDDLMISFSVPGGGVGPHLDQYDVFIIQGTGRRRWRVGEKVPMKQHCPHPDLLQVEPFDAIIDEEMEPGDILYIPPGFPHDGYSLENSLNYSVGFRAPNARELLSSFADYVLSRELGSHRYSDPDIPARQHPAAVLPQELDHLQHMMLELAQQPEHFQNWFGEFITQSRHELDLAPPEPPYQAGEVYDFLQQGEQLHRLGGLRVLLIGENCFVNGELIDSPHKPALSALAEHRVVDAAMLSEALDDPAFLALLTILINSGYWYFAD; translated from the coding sequence ATGGACTATCAACTCAATCTCGACTGGCCGGATTTTCTGGCCCGCTACTGGCAAAAGCAGCCGGTTATCATCAAACGCGGCTTTAATCGCTTTATCGATCCCATCTCACCGGACGAGTTGGCCGGTCTGGCATTAGAAAATGAGGTCGACAGCCGTCTGGTCAGCCACAATGACGGCCGCTGGCAGGTTAGCCACGGGCCGTTCGACAGCTTCGATCACCTGGGCGAGAACAACTGGTCGCTGCTGGTTCAGGCCGTCGACCACTGGCATGAACCCTCTCTGGCGCTGATGCGCCCGTTCCGCCAACTGCCGGACTGGCGCCTGGACGACCTGATGATCTCATTTTCCGTTCCCGGCGGCGGAGTCGGTCCGCACCTGGATCAGTACGACGTTTTCATCATTCAGGGAACCGGCCGCCGCCGCTGGCGCGTGGGGGAAAAGGTGCCGATGAAACAGCACTGCCCTCACCCCGACCTGCTTCAGGTCGAACCGTTTGACGCCATCATCGATGAAGAGATGGAGCCGGGCGATATTCTGTATATTCCGCCCGGTTTCCCGCACGACGGTTATTCCCTGGAAAACTCGCTCAACTACTCGGTGGGCTTCCGCGCGCCGAACGCCCGCGAGTTATTGAGCAGCTTCGCCGATTATGTGTTATCCCGCGAACTCGGCAGCCACCGCTATAGCGATCCCGATATTCCCGCGCGCCAACATCCGGCCGCCGTGCTGCCGCAGGAGCTGGACCATTTGCAGCATATGATGCTGGAGCTGGCGCAGCAGCCGGAGCATTTCCAGAACTGGTTTGGCGAATTTATTACGCAATCGCGCCATGAGCTCGATCTGGCGCCGCCGGAACCGCCCTATCAGGCCGGCGAAGTCTATGACTTTCTGCAACAGGGAGAGCAACTGCACCGTTTAGGCGGCCTGCGCGTGCTGCTTATCGGCGAAAACTGCTTTGTAAACGGTGAGCTAATCGACAGCCCGCATAAGCCGGCGCTGTCGGCGCTGGCCGAGCATCGCGTGGTCGATGCCGCCATGCTGTCGGAAGCGCTGGACGATCCGGCGTTTCTGGCGCTGCTGACCATATTGATTAACAGCGGCTATTGGTATTTTGCCGATTAG
- the potD gene encoding spermidine/putrescine ABC transporter substrate-binding protein PotD, which translates to MKKWSHLLAACAMAFSLNAAQADDGKTLYFYNWTEYVPPGLLEQFSKETGIKVIYSTYESNESMYAKLKTYQNSAYDLVVPSTYFISKMSKEGMLQKIDTGKLGNFHHLDPNLLHKSFDPHNDYSVPYIWGATAIGINREIIDPASVDSWADLWDTQYKNSLLLTDDAREVFQIALRKLGYSANTTDPQQIEAAYKELQKLMPNVLTFNSDNPGNPFMEGEVNLGMVWNGSAYVARQAGTPLDIVWPREGGIFWMDSLAIPANAKNVEGAMKMIDFLLRPEIAAQVAETIGYPTPNLAAKKLLPPDVSGDKTLYPDEAVISNGEWQNDVGAASTLYETYFQQLKAGR; encoded by the coding sequence ATGAAGAAATGGTCACATCTGCTGGCGGCCTGCGCCATGGCTTTCAGCCTTAACGCGGCGCAGGCCGACGACGGCAAAACGCTCTATTTCTATAACTGGACCGAATATGTTCCCCCCGGCCTGCTGGAACAGTTCAGCAAGGAAACCGGCATCAAGGTGATCTACTCCACCTATGAATCCAACGAGAGCATGTACGCCAAGCTGAAAACCTATCAGAACAGCGCTTACGATCTGGTGGTGCCTTCGACCTACTTTATTTCCAAAATGAGTAAGGAAGGCATGCTGCAAAAAATCGATACCGGCAAGCTCGGCAACTTCCATCATCTCGACCCCAACCTGCTGCACAAATCGTTCGATCCCCATAACGACTACTCGGTCCCCTATATCTGGGGCGCCACCGCCATCGGCATTAACCGTGAGATCATCGATCCGGCCAGCGTCGACAGCTGGGCCGACCTGTGGGATACGCAGTATAAAAACAGCCTGCTGCTGACCGACGACGCGCGCGAGGTGTTCCAGATCGCCCTGCGCAAGCTGGGCTATTCCGCCAACACCACCGATCCGCAGCAGATAGAAGCCGCCTACAAAGAGCTCCAGAAGCTGATGCCCAACGTGCTGACGTTCAACTCGGACAACCCCGGCAACCCGTTTATGGAAGGCGAAGTAAACCTGGGAATGGTGTGGAACGGCTCGGCCTACGTGGCCCGCCAGGCCGGTACGCCGCTGGATATCGTCTGGCCGCGGGAAGGCGGCATCTTCTGGATGGATAGCCTGGCTATTCCGGCCAACGCCAAAAACGTCGAAGGGGCGATGAAAATGATCGACTTCCTGCTGCGCCCGGAAATCGCCGCGCAGGTGGCGGAGACCATCGGCTACCCGACGCCGAACCTGGCGGCGAAGAAACTACTGCCGCCGGACGTTTCCGGCGACAAGACGCTGTATCCGGATGAAGCGGTGATTAGCAACGGCGAATGGCAGAACGACGTCGGCGCTGCCAGCACGCTGTATGAAACCTATTTCCAGCAGCTAAAGGCGGGACGCTAA